From a single Nicotiana tabacum cultivar K326 chromosome 8, ASM71507v2, whole genome shotgun sequence genomic region:
- the LOC142163322 gene encoding uncharacterized protein LOC142163322 translates to MPTPFPQRLAKQKKEDQYMKFMEMLYQNQLNIPLMDALREMPGYAKMMKNLISRKFDFQDLSTITLTQTCSVVVTRPMAQKMYDLGSFTIPCTIWSYAFAKALFKRSTWILDDVLIQVEKFVFPTNFVILDFQVDDEIPIILGRPFLATRRALIGCETGELKMRLNDEEVIFNVNNP, encoded by the exons ATGCCTACACCATTCCCTCAGAGACtggcaaaacaaaagaaagaagatcaATATATGAAATTCATGGAGATGCTTTATCAGAATCAATTGAATATTCCTCTGATGGATGCTTTGAGGGAAATGCCAGGCTATGCAAAGATGATGAAGAACCTGATATCACGGAAATTTGACTTTCAGGACCTATCCACAATAACTCTGACACAGACATGCAGCGTGGTAGTGACAAGACCCATGGCTCAAAAGATGTATGATCTAGGTAGCTTCACTATTCCGTGCACTATTTGGAGTTACGCTTTTGCAAAAGCATTGT TTAAAAGATCGACGTGGATTCTTGATGATGTGTTGATACAAGTGGAAAAGTTTGTATTCCCTACAAACTTTGTTATTCTGGACTTCCAGGTAGATGATGAGATACCCATCATTCTAGGGAGGCCATTCTTAGCCACTAGAAGAGCATTGATTGGTTGTGAAACTGGGGAACTAAAAATGAGGTTGAATGATGAAGAAGTAATATTCAACGTCAACAATCCATGA